One Belonocnema kinseyi isolate 2016_QV_RU_SX_M_011 chromosome 6, B_treatae_v1, whole genome shotgun sequence genomic region harbors:
- the LOC117174494 gene encoding uncharacterized protein LOC117174494 isoform X3, with the protein MADGKMNSETKSDEPSLVKLQQEALACLDGFPNKVIELNNIIETYMPVTIKTRSSCRNTARRVPRSRAVSSTILDYDLTTNPELDVTSCYSLSAYDRGHTRRGICKRKFYRLIGFHASTLRRRPGPLGQLLAFIASKLTMCAKNFVITPSWYIIDRIIYIIFQRRRQLKNVQCGPSADWNASISSYINNYKNDNTILGNFISVIRPAAVQLIADTTVVD; encoded by the exons ATGGCTGATGGGAAGATGAATTCCGAAACTAAAAGCGATGAGCCGTCTTTGGTGAAACTGCAACAAGAG GCACTGGCTTGTTTGGATGGATTTCCAAACAAAGTTATAGAACTGAATAACATCATCGAGACATACATGCCTGTGACTATTAAGACAAGAAGCTCTTGCAGAAATACTGCACGTCGAGTGCCGAGGTCACGAGCTGTGTCCTCCACTATCCTAGATTATGATCTCACTACAAATCCTGAATTAgatg taaCAAGCTGTTATTCATTATCAGCATATGATCGAGGACATACCCGACGTGgaatttgcaaaagaaaattcTACCGTTTAATAGGTTTTCATGCATCTACCCTTCGTCGCCGACCTGGGCCTCTAGGTCAGTTACTCGCTTTTATAGCCAGTAAACTAACAATGTGTGCGaagaattttgtaattacacCATCCTGGTATATCATCgatagaataatttatattatttttcaacg TAGGCGCCAGTTAAAGAATGTACAGTGCGGGCCATCAGCAGATTGGAACGCTTCTATCTCATCGTACATAAATAATTACAAGAACGATAATACGATACTCGGAAACTTTATCAGCGTCATCAGACCAGCTGCTGTACAACTAATTGCTGATACAACTGTA GTAGATTAA